The Streptomyces kanamyceticus genome window below encodes:
- a CDS encoding DUF5998 family protein gives MAKTGTTTQGLRAAIERSGYYPALVAEAVEAAIGGEAIGSYLVHQETTFDANEVRRHVTVLVLTGTRFIVSHTDEQAADSTSPTPYATTSTESVKIGRISSVVVSRVVANPEKYVPGALPREVVLTIGWGAVSRIDLEPAACGDPNCEADHGYTGSSTADDLSLRVSEAGDGPDAVRQTLAFAQALSEATAETAR, from the coding sequence ATGGCAAAGACCGGTACGACGACCCAGGGGCTGCGCGCGGCGATCGAGCGCAGCGGCTACTACCCGGCCCTCGTGGCCGAGGCGGTGGAGGCCGCGATCGGCGGTGAGGCCATCGGGTCGTATCTGGTCCACCAGGAGACCACGTTCGACGCGAACGAAGTGCGTCGGCACGTCACGGTCCTCGTCCTGACCGGCACGCGCTTCATCGTCAGCCACACCGACGAGCAGGCGGCGGACAGCACGTCCCCGACGCCGTACGCGACCACCTCCACCGAGTCGGTCAAGATCGGCCGCATCTCGTCGGTCGTCGTCAGCCGCGTCGTCGCCAACCCGGAGAAGTACGTTCCCGGCGCGCTGCCCCGCGAGGTCGTCCTGACCATCGGCTGGGGCGCCGTCTCCCGCATCGACCTGGAGCCCGCGGCCTGCGGCGACCCCAACTGCGAGGCGGACCACGGCTACACCGGCAGCTCGACCGCCGACGACCTCAGCCTGCGCGTCAGCGAGGCGGGCGACGGCCCCGACGCCGTGCGCCAGACGCTGGCCTTCGCCCAGGCACTGTCCGAGGCGACCGCGGAGACCGCCCGCTGA